TAATGATGGTAATTGGATATGCACATTcaccacacacaccttctcGAATCTTCTTGTTCCTGAACATTTGATCCCACTTGTATTGTTTTCAAGTGGAACGAGGAAGTCCGCCTACTaacttgtatttaatttttcacACTATTGACATTGGAGAACAGAGGGGTAGCCGACACACACGTCACAGCATGATAAACAACAACCGGAGTCAAATTCTGGTCACATACTGGTACTTATGTGTACAAATACTTGCCAACGAAATTCAGAAAAATACCTCCAATGTCATGTGTGATgtcttgtgctttttttcttctcaggcTTTCCTATAACTGATCCCAGGCCACCAGAGTACGTCCAAGCAGTGCACAAGAAGACTGTGAAAGAACTGCTAATAATGAGACGACGGGTGAGTCACAGGTAGAACAGGTATTTGTACAAGCACATGAACATGATAAGACAAGTTTAAGATAAGTTCAATATACGTTTTATTGTAGGGTTTTGGATTTCTCAGAGAATGTTGCAATCAACTCCctcattcatattttatctgtttgtggGAGTTAAAGCTTTATTTCTTCAAAATGTGttcacctgttttgttttgtttatgaggATAGACAAACTTTGAGTTCCTCCAGTATGAGGAAGAAGTTGAGCATTCCTCCACTGATTTATCAGACAGCAAAGTCGGTTCTTagtatgcaaatgtgtgttgatgaaaatgattttcttttagaGATGGAACTGCTCGCAGGACGACAACAACTTGGAGCATAGAATTAAATCCGCAAAATCTGAAGGTTTTGTCAGTGACATGAGTCCTCGTCTGTTGGGCCCTCCAGCACCAGTAAACTCCAATACTACGAATAACTTCCTCCCTACTTATCCTGAAAGTGCTTCCATCGCCCCACAACAAATTCATCATCCAACTGCTCAAgtcaaaatgactttatttcacTGGCAAATACAGCAAGAGGCACAGCGAGTTGGGGGAGTTTCTCCTGAGCAGCTGAACATGCAAGATGCGGATGGTGACACGTATGTATTGATGACtttcttcattctttcattAGACCACTTGAAAAGTTGAAATGGCTAAAAGTAATGTATTTGACATAGCTAAAAGTAACGGATACACTGTTGACATAGTTAGTGtagtaaacaaactgaaaccGGACTAAAGTAAACTACTAACATTGACCCATGGACATACTGTAAttggccatttttttttccaaccgCCAGATTTCTTCACATAGCAGTGGCGCAGAGCAGACGGGCGCTCGCTTACGTGCTTGCTACAAAAATGGCTGGATGCGGCTCTCTGGACATGACAGAACACAACGGGCAggtaaaaaacactttaatggTTTTATGTGTTCATCTCAATTAATCGTGCAAACCATAGACtgtgtgtaaagatggacgacgcgtctccgcctcctcccactgtacaaaagtGACGCTAAAATACCCCGGATGGGCGCTGCCATTTTTGctctggtgacgtcatttggcgctagagtctgcgcagtggtgatcggcgAGTTGAGCCGCGGCGCGTGTTCCCGCtcgacccaatcgcgagcacgcCACCGTCAGtgtcagctgtcaatcatgacgtttcaccccgtgTTTATAGCgtaaaataactaattaaaaacaaacttatcAGACATATTAACACTttaacaaacatcagcgtgataagaactaactaaaatgacagaaaccatctttgggaaaaatgtatttgatgtgtactttgactttttagtttgtcccatccactaacatggagggggcggggtttatgaccgatactgcagccagccaccagggggcgatcgagatgttttggcttcgCTGTTTGGGAGCTGTCatgtctttatatacagtctatgatgcaaacacattatttaatGACTTACCGACTCGTAAGATGTTGTAAGCTCCTACTTTCTGTACACAGACAGCTCTTCAGATAGCAACTGCCACCAATCAGCACTTGATTGTCCACGACCTGCTGGTACATGGAGCACAAATTAACACTCGAGACCTCTGGGGGCGCTCtcctttgcatgtgtgtgctgagaAAGGCCACTTTCTCAGTCTTCAGGTAAGACTTCACAATATGAAGTGTTAATGCATCAACATAAGtcacgtttttttatttttacccttTTTAGTTGAGAATCTTTAAAATTAAGTTAATTATTTTAAGCAATACTTCAATTAAACATGAAGGTTATCAGTTGTACTAAGTCTGACAACAACCAAACACCCCCCTCTGTATTCTACCCCACTTAGTACAGTCCAGGTTCCCCGGGTATAAATAGAATTGGACTCTGTCACATCCtgtttgacagtcggccatGTTACCTGTTACATGGAggatgggagcacatgctacaaacatttgggtaagtgcgattgcatttcaatcaattttaATGTATTAAGAAATAAGATTGAATGTGTAGGTGTAGTTCATTCATTATCTTGTAAATTATGTCAGTATGCATATTGAACTAACCAGAAATTAGCTGAATTAGTATGCTTTCATCCCACATGTTGTATTGtttggctaaagctaacatCCTAAGCTTCAGAGGCTTGCTGATGAactcttctgctgtttttcaaacTTATTGACTTGTCGGAATGGAAAGTAAAGAATTGAAAGAAACTGATGTAGCATTACTTGATTTGTTGTGTAAATGTTCTTGTTGTCGGGAAACTGGCTGCAGGCGCATGTTACACTTCTTAAATTTGACAATCGTCAGTCAACAAATCTAGTAACGCTAAATCAATTTCTTTCAATTTCAACATGTCAAAAGTTTGAAAAACAGCATTCAGCAAGCCAgaagcttagcatgttagctttagccgaACATGTGGGATGCTAACTAAGCTAATTTCTGGTTTGTTCATACTGACATAatttacaagttaatgaaagaactaaACATTCAATCTTATTTCTTAATACATTCAAATTGATTGATATGCAATCGCACTGacccaaatgtttgtagcatgtgctcccatccTTGATGTCATTGCCAGGTAACATGGCCGACTGtcggggaggggaggggatgggATGACCCTGTGGCGTATTactgctaaataaaaaaaaaaaaaaaattcacttgttttctcttaccccctccccctcatctcatctctctcatctccccCTATTTACCCATCTTTTATCTTTGTGACACATCTTCCACCCCAATTTGTATTACCcagtgtttttcagtttttatttttcattacatacatacatacattatacattgcatacatttacattacatttgataCACAATCACATATGTTACACAGTACACATGACACATCACACTTCACAGGGGGGATTCGAACCATACACCACGTATCTTTGTGTCTTAAAGTCGGTAACCAATCCACAACGCCACCAAGGACTTTTGGTGCATGTTCTCTGCgcagttttatttcttcactttcgCCGCTGGGCTTTAAAATGTACTGAACCTCATAAGGATTGAACCTATAACTTCAGGTTTATGGTCAGTCTCTTAACAACCTGAGCTATTTGATCTCAGACACTTACATTTTTCGTTTTATCCTGTGGACATCCAActtaaaaattttttttttttaaaaagttttaagcAGGGATCGAACCTAGGTCCTCAAGGTACCTGAGACGTTACTTAACACCCTGAGCTACTGGCACAGACAAAGCAATTTCACCATTTTGTTATCTTTACTTTATTTTCCGGGTGTTAGATCtcaatatttatatgtttatccAAGGATTGGATGCACAACCTCAAACTTTTCTAAGTGTTCTATCACTATGACAATAACAGCATAATATTGTAATGGTTTAGTCCTTTCTCTGAGTTTTGGACTTTATTAAAAATCACTGAGTCACCTGGGGATCGAACCCACAACCCCCAAAATTAACCCTGGGCGTTGTAAACCACTGAACCACCATGTGTGGCCTCATTTGCATATTAGTCTGAATGGTTTTAACATCACACTTTGGCTGTTGGTCTTCTGCGTTGCTCAAGTCCTTCAAGGATGGAACTCATGTCTTCAAAGCATCTGAAGAGGCATCTGACACCTTGAGCCACTGAGCCAGAGAGACATAAGTCATCATTAGCATTACTCCTATTTACTGcgtaaacacaagtgaaaacccaactaatttaataataaagataaaaataataatttactttaTGTATActgcacataaaacattttatgcaGGCTGGCTCACTGGCTTTGCTTACTGGAGCACCTCATGAAACTGAGCCATCGTTAACGAAATTggtttcacctgtgcttttcctgctttgacaagtcaaaatgtcctgaaaaagtgaaaaagaccTCTGCAGGATTAAAACATTGCAGGAGgcaatgaggcaaataaaaccagacaattcaaaataattatgatcaacacaaacaattaaaattATTATGAACAGCTGGTAAAATAAACAGTGACAATATACATTGATTGCTGTGGGTATAAAGGAATTCTGTGAACTTTATTTTTTGCAATTGCATTTATAGTCAGCCTCATGTTAGTTTTCTAACACCCTGAACTATTTGTCCTGAGAAgacaattttctttcttttcactttttcctttgGACATCCTACTTAAAAATTCACAAACTAAAACAGGAATTGAACCCACTTCCTCATACATTGCAATCAGATTTCTAATGCACTGAGCCACTTTATTTGATGAAAACTCTTCCTTTCTTActgtcttttcactttttcctttgGACGTTCAACTTAAAAATTCACAAAATATAGCAGGAATTGAGCCCACTTCCTTATACAGTGCAATCAGATTTCTAATGCACTGAGCCACTTTATTTGATGAAGGCTCTTCCTTTCTTActgtcttttcactttttcctttgGACGTTCAACTTAaaaattcacaaaataaagCAGGAATTGAACCCACTTCCTCATACATTGCAATCAGATTTCTAACACACTGTGCTATTTCATCTGACACCACCTTactttcactttttcctttgCACATCCAACTTTAAAATTCTCAGACCTATAGCCTCACCTTGACTCACTACAGCAGTAACACTGTAGGAGTCATTTTGTAAGCTTACCGAGGGATCAAACCCACATCCTCCAAATTACTTCTGAGTCTAAAATGAGCTACCATGTGGCCACTTTTGAGACTACATGTTGGGTGTTGGACCAAGTTAATTAATCTGGGATTGAACACGTCTTTAGATCACCTGGAGAGGCATCTAACACTTTGAGCCACTGGGCCAAAGACACtgaagttttcatttttaaagcttttaagcTTTTTGGAGTCCTCTGACACGTGAAAACACTGAGCAAGAGTTTACAAGGTTTAGACATCACATGGGTGTAGATAGGACATCAAGTTTCCACAGGAGTGGCCTGTGGGTCAAACTGAAAACCTTTTTCAGACTGCTCAGTGATGTGTAGCTTATCTGACTCGTTAATGTGTAACTGTATGTTAGCGCTGTTAATGTGAAACACCAAGCCTGTTATGCTAGTTTATCAGATGTTTCTTTGCCAGCCCTTTGACTCACCATGTGATGAGGAAAATTAGAAATAAACCCAGACTTAACCCACAGTTTGCTCACATTTCTGTGCACTGATCCACTTAAGATAAAAAGTTATATTTCATACCCATGTATGACATATTCTATGTTTTCTACACcatcttgatttatttttcacacactTATTCCCACAGAGCATCTGGAGGACCCTAATAGGGAGCGGGCAACTGATTGATATTGAAATGTTCAATTATGATGGTGAGTATGTTTTATTGAACTGAAAACTTCATATTTCTGATGcttgtgtaaaatgtctttgtgatgatgaaaactcctgttctctgtctgcaggtttaACTCCGTTGCATGCAGCAGTCTTGTCTCACAACGCTGCTGTTAAAGAGCTGAGGAGTCTGGGAAATCCTTCTTCATATATTGCAATGGAGCTGTTGCAGAGGAGACAGGCGCATAGTGAATGTGTGAAGACTCTGCTGCTCATGGGCGCCTCCTGTGGGACAAAGGCAACTATTAAAACTACTGGAGAGCATTTGACTGGTTCAAATGAACACTTAACAGCTTCCTTTGTTTTGTGTCCTTGCTTAAGGGTCGTGTAACAGAAACATTAGCAGCGACAGTTTGTCCTACACAAGATGTTACGAGTCCCACCTCCTTTCTCCTTAAATTATTAACAGCTACAGAGGCTTGACCTTGTTTTCATGCAGTGTTTAATTTTCATTACTGCAGGATCTAAAAAGTGGGCGGACATGTCTTCACATGGCTTCTGAGGAGGCAAATGTGGAGCTGTTAAACATTTTCCTTGACCAGCCATCTTCACTGTCAGTTGTAAACATTAAGGTAAGTGGATGAAATCTGAGTGAAGTGAATATATTACACaaactgtgtgtactgtaacgTGTGATTCTGCGTCTGTATGTTTCAGACGTTCAGTGGAAACACTGCCCTGCACGTCGTCAGCTCTTTGCAAAACCATACCACTCAAGTGGAGGCGGTGAAGCTGCTgatgagaaaaggaggggaCCCCGGGACCAGGAACTTTGAAAACGAACTGCCGTCTCAGCTGGTGCCTGAAGGACCCATCGGCGAAAAGGTAGGGTGAATTGATGACGACATTATCTTATGCCATGCTAAAATGTGAGGCATTTGAGAACACATTGTAATGAGGAACTACGTTTGTTTGTTATGCAATGGGATTCTTGTTGCACAACAGGAATATACAACAATGTTTGGACCATCAAGCAAACAAATACGTCACATTATcaacaaacatgacattattatttttccatgACTCAATTATAACTTTTTTTCCAGGTGCGGCAGATCCTGAAAGGGAAATATGTTCATGCTTAAGAAGCTCGAAAacactgtcagtcagacagtccAGTCTATCAAAGTATTATTTGCCAAAAGAAGGCAGATTATGGTTGTTTCAGTGAAACATTCTGAACTGTTCATTACCATGTAATGGCcaaagagaaagtgagtgttttatttctttttgtttattaacCATTATTGTTTTAGGAATTAAGCTGATACTTCAAGATTGCCATACAGTGAGTGAACATGCTCTGCAAATCTGTACGCATGTGTTTTGGGTGATGattatttggtttatttgaaAGTGTGAAGGCTATGCTGCATATCACTGTATTGGAAGTACATTAACGGATAACACATTGTCGGTAATTTTAAAATCAAGTCtatatttgtaaaaacaaaatgtacatgcaTTTTCTCAAATGTTTAATAGTTCATGTAGAAAACGTGTGACATATTCTGAGCACACCATTGAACTATATATATCATGAAATGTCTTATTGAAATTGTTTTAAGAAATTttgatatttcacattttctgtgtatttttacatgttaattttgtttagtttaaggGAATGGAAATGTTAAGCAATATGTCCGATTCTGAAGTACTTTTTGGCATCTATGAAATCAAAATAATGTAGATGACACAAAACCATTTAACAACattgtattttgaaatgtatttgttgacaatttTAAGAAGTTAACTGAGCATCAATGGTGACTTTTAACTCATAAAATAAAGTCTCTTCACAATATACGTTTCCTACATGTGTAAAAGTTTGTTTGAACTGATCTTAATGTCTCAAATTATCAGTGTAAGTTTATTCCCACCCAGATATCACTGGGAAAACAGTCGAGATCCATAATCATCTTTCAAAACTGTTTCTTTGACCCTATGTGCTTTGTCAGCTGTGACCTTTACTTCTCCACTAGTCTTTCCCATATGTGCCTACAGGGAGTGTTTttaccacccacacacacacacacacacaacagggtGATATACACAGTGATCCAAAACATTTTACCAAAGAGTGCCTTAATCTGCtgagaggtgaggagggaaaatgactgaatgtaGAGGTTTAGAAAGTGAAACCTGTTCTGAGTAGCCAGATTTATCACAGACCGACAATCCAGTCTTATATTCAAATTTATTTTTGGATTTGTTTCCAAAACATCCACTTACATGTTATTACAGTCTTCTTCCAGTTACCCCTGGTCTGTTTACACTGTCAGTACCTGAATAACGAggtacagacagaaaaacagaaaacatttacagttaatTATGTTGAATTATGAAAAGTGATGGCAGCAGTCACAAGCTGTCCAGGAACTGATTTTCCTCGAACAATTGAACACTGATATTATCactgtcaaatataaatatagaaaaagaTGACGAAGGACCGAAATACTTTTGGGAGTCTCTTCTCTTGGTCTTGGCTGGCTCAATCCGCCAGTGGCTGGTTTCCAAAAGAAACACCTCAGCTCTAAGATCCTCTTTGTCCACACAAACTAACACAGAAGATCTCGGTGCTAAGCATGCTTTAGGTGAacttatttcttcttcttctcctgcgtGCTGGTGAACCACTGGTCCAGCAGCTTCTTGCTGTAGTAGATCTGCCAGCCGTGCACCTGCACAGCGATGACAATCACCAAGTACATGACCGACACGGCGGAGAAGCCGAAGATGAAGCGGTAGGCCTTGCCGTGCCGATACAGCTGTTGCGCCACGGGGAACATCTCCATGCAGCCGTAGAtcagcggggccacacagaaGAGCCCGGCACTGATCATGGAGATGACAAGGTAGCTGATGTTGTTGCGGGGCAATGCCAGGAAGCTGAAGACTGTGGGAACTATGCTCAGGAGGTAGGGGTACTCCCACTGGTACGGAGAGGCTACTACCTTGTGGGACACCAGGCTCAGCTGGCTCACCGTCACCTGAGAAAGAAGAGACAACATAGAGTCACAACGAGCTCAGCACATTGTCAACAAACactttctttaaaacatttgtgCCAGTTTCTTAAGTTCTATAGGTGTGCCATTACCTGAGCTGCCACCAGCACCCAGATCAGCAGATGGACAATGTTGAGTTTACGGACTTCAGACTTCAAGGCAACACTGCACCAAATGAGACGGATGggtacagtcacacacaaaacaagtaGATTACTTGAACTCTCGACTCGCTACAACATTCTCTGGATCAAACAGGCAAAGGGACCaaccaaatgaaaatgttttcagcatttttgctCTCAATAGAAATTAAACTGAACACATGatttaaatatcacaatatttgCAGCTCTGTTTTAAACAGAGGTAGTTCTTAAGAGGGAGTTGGGATCCATGGATCTAACTGTTCTCACCACTTGATTTTCCTCTGACAGGCTAATACTCAA
This genomic window from Enoplosus armatus isolate fEnoArm2 chromosome 24, fEnoArm2.hap1, whole genome shotgun sequence contains:
- the nfkbiz gene encoding NF-kappa-B inhibitor zeta encodes the protein MLDPRGNETRGNHILSVGTNFSQNDKGFPITDPRPPEYVQAVHKKTVKELLIMRRRRWNCSQDDNNLEHRIKSAKSEGFVSDMSPRLLGPPAPVNSNTTNNFLPTYPESASIAPQQIHHPTAQVKMTLFHWQIQQEAQRVGGVSPEQLNMQDADGDTFLHIAVAQSRRALAYVLATKMAGCGSLDMTEHNGQTALQIATATNQHLIVHDLLVHGAQINTRDLWGRSPLHVCAEKGHFLSLQSIWRTLIGSGQLIDIEMFNYDGLTPLHAAVLSHNAAVKELRSLGNPSSYIAMELLQRRQAHSECVKTLLLMGASCGTKDLKSGRTCLHMASEEANVELLNIFLDQPSSLSVVNIKTFSGNTALHVVSSLQNHTTQVEAVKLLMRKGGDPGTRNFENELPSQLVPEGPIGEKVRQILKGKYVHA
- the jagn1b gene encoding protein jagunal homolog 1-B, coding for MASRAGPRATGTDGSDFQHRERVASHYQMSVALKSEVRKLNIVHLLIWVLVAAQVTVSQLSLVSHKVVASPYQWEYPYLLSIVPTVFSFLALPRNNISYLVISMISAGLFCVAPLIYGCMEMFPVAQQLYRHGKAYRFIFGFSAVSVMYLVIVIAVQVHGWQIYYSKKLLDQWFTSTQEKKKK